The Filimonas lacunae genomic sequence AAGGATGCTCCTTCGCATTTTTATTACCGGGAAGGCAAAGTATTGGGCAAAGGCGGTACCTGGACAGTAACAAAGGATAACTGGATCCTGGAAGGCGATTGGGTTTTTTACCATGCCAATGGTACTGTAAAGTCAAAAGGTGCTTTTGTGCATGACAAGTACAATGGCGAATGGCAGTTTTTTTATTCCAATGGTGTGAAAAAAGAAAAAGGAGTTTATGAAAATGGTGTGGAAGAAGGTCCGTGCACCTTCTGGTTTGACAATGGCAGCCTGCAGGCGGTAAATAATTATAAAGCCGGTAAGCTGGAAGGAGAAAGAAAAGTGTATTACTATAGTGGTGAACTAAAAAGAACCGAACAATATAAAGGCAATGAGAAGAATGGCTTGGTGGTAGCCTATTATACCAATGGCCTGGTACAATATAAAGTGAACTTTGTAAACGGCCTGAAAGAAGGCGTGTTTACGGAGTATTACGATAACGGACAGCTGGAAGCTACTACAACCTATGCTGCGGATAAAGCCGAAGGGCCTTACAAAAAATACAACAGGCTGGGTTTGCTGGTGCAGGAAGGCTCTTATACCAACGACAAGCAAACAGGTGCCTGGAAAACATGGTACAACGAGGGACAGCTGAAAGAAACTTACAGTTATGTAGATGGCAAGATGGACGGCGAATACAAAGAGTTGTATCAGAATGGAGTACTAAAGCAAAGGCAGGTGTACAGCAAAGGCAGAACAGATGGTAAAGAAGAAAACTTTGCCAAAGCCGGTTGGTTGTATAGCGAAGCTCTGTACGACAAAGAAAGCTTTAAACAGGTGAAGTTTTATGATGCTACCGGCAAGGTCATCAGTGAATCTAATGCCAAAGGAAGCTCCAGTTTGTTTACCTTTTACGATGAGTATGGTAATAAAGTGATTGATAGCTATCTGAGCCGCAGGGGCGACAAGGATGGCAAGTTTACTTCTTACTTTTCGAATGGCCAGGTAAAAGCTACTTCCTCTTTCAGCAACAGCAATATGCAGGGCGAAAAGGTGGTGTATTACGCTAATGGATCCGTTTCTGAAAAGTACAACTACAAGGACGGTAAGCTGGATGGTTTCTATATCTCTAACTATAAGCATGGCCGTGTAAACTACCAGGGTTGGTATGTAGATGATAACAAAGAGGGTGTGTTTGTGACTTTTGACGAGCGGGGCCGTAAAAAAGAAGTGACCAACTATAAGAACGGCGAAAAAGACCGTTATAGCGAGTTTTATCACCCTGATGGTAAAATACATTATGAGCAGTTATTTGATGAAGGCTGGCTGAAACATGTTACACAATGGGATACTACCGGTAAAGTGGTGGCAGATGTGGAACTGAGTAATGAAGGCAACGGCGATGTGGTGTTTAAACACAATAATGGTAAAGATTATATCAAATGCACTTACCGCGGTTATAACCTGGATGGTAAACACGAAACTTATTTCTTCGATGGTTCTGTAAACGTTACCAGCTTTTACAAAAAAGGGAATAGTGACAGCACTTACCGCAGTTATTATTATGGCGGTCAGCTACATTCTGAATGTACTTACCGTAATGGCAGGGTAGAAGGTAACTGGACAGTGTATTACGAGAATGGCAAGCCTATGAGTGTGAGTATTTACAGGGACGGCTATCTCAATGGCTTGTATAAAGAGTATAATGATGATGGAACCCTGGATAGGGATATCTGGTATAAAAACGGTTACCTGGATAGCTTTTACACTATTTATGCAGATAATGGCAAACGCGCCGTGGTGCTGATTTATGAAATGGACGAGCTGGTGGGCTATACTTACGAAGGTAAAGATGGCAAGTTGGTGAAGCCCGTGTTGTTGCCAAACGGAACAGGTAAAGTGGTAGCATATTTTGCTAACGGAACCAAAAGCGCTGAACTGGATTTTGAGGAAGGGGTTGTTAACGGCAACAGGAATATCTATTTTACCAATGGTGCTACTTATATCAGCCAGGTGCGTTCTTTAGGCGTGGACGAAGGGCCTAAAAAAGTATTCTACTTGAATGGTACTCCCGAAAAAGAACAAAACTATTTGCACGATAAGCTTTCCGGTGTTAGTAAGGACTATTACCGTAACGGCAAGCTGAAATCGGAAGTGAACTGGTACAACGGCGAAGAGCACGGCGTGGCCACATATTACGATGAAAGCGGTAAATTAAAACAAACCAGGGTGTATTACTATGGCATTTTGCAAAGTGTACGTTAACATATAATTATTGCGCAAATGGATAGGAGTGGCAGGGCACGAAAATGGGTAGTGGTTTTATTCATCCTCATGGTTACCCTACAAAAAGCGGGTGCACAAACAGTGGAAGAGCTGGCAGTAGCTTACCCGCATGCGTATGCTGTGATGCTGAACTATACCAAAGACATTACCCTGTTTATGGAAAACGGGGAGCCTAAGGCAGAAAGCAAGGTGGCGGTAGACATACTGATACTGGACGATAAGGCCAATGGCATGTATAACCGGTATACGATTTATCATGGTTCTTTTACCCCGCTGGGCAAGGTAGACGCTTATACAGATGTACCTGTCAAAAGGGGATACGACAGGATAAAAGTACCGGAAATTAAAACGGATAATTCACGCAGCAGAAGTGTATTTTATGATGATGTAAAGGTGTCGTCGTTCGACTTTCCTTCTTTGAAAAAAGGAGCGATAGCGCATGTGCAGTATACACAGTACGATAACGATGTGCATTTGTTATCGCCTTTATATTTTGTAAGCTACATGCCCGTGATTAACCAGAAGGTAACTGTTACTTATCCTAAGCAAATGGTGCTGAACTATAAGCTGCGGAACGACAGTTTGCAACAGGTGCAGGTGGTAACAGGTAAAAAAGGCAGCAGCCTTACTTACACTTTTACGGCTAATAACCTGAAAGAAATGGACAGGCCCCCGGATGCGCCTTCGCCTTCGTATGATGAGCCGCATGTGTTACTGTATGTTTCTTCGTACCTGGACAAAGACGATAAAAGGGTAGGCTTTTTAGATAACCTGGACGAGCTGTATCAATGGAACTATGCTTTTTTACGCAAGGTGCCTGCGGTGAACCACGAAAAAATGCAACTGGTGGCAGACAGCTTAACGCATGGCCTGCATTCTGATACGGATAAGGCAAGGGCTATTTACAGTTTTGTGCAACACAACATTAAATATGTAGCTTTTGAAAACGGTTTAGAGGGCTTTATTCCCCGTCCGGCAGACCTGGTGTACGATCGTAAGTTTGGTGATTGTAAAGATATGGCCAGCTTGTTAACGGATTTACTTACCCGGGCAGGTGTAAAAGCCTGGGTAACCTGGATAGGCACACGTGATATTCCTTACGACTACACAGATGTAGCCTTGCCGCTTACCGATAACCATATGATATGTACGGCGCTGGTAAATGGTGAATATGTGTTTTTGGATGGTACTGATCCGGGATGTATTTATGGGTTTCCTACTGCCTTTATACAAGGCAAGCAGGCACTGGTGGCTATAGGAGAGAAGGAACACAAAGTGTTACGTATACCTGAAATGGATGCCACTAAAAACAGGATGGTAGATACCACGTTAATCTCTGTTACCGATAAAGGAATAAAGGGTAGCACGCGTTTGCGTTGTTATGGCTATATGGGCACAGCGGCGTATAATAACTTTTCGGCCAATAAAAACCCTGAGGATAACAAGGAAGATGTTAAGCGTTATACCAGCAAGGGAAATAACCGGTTTATACTGGACACTTTTCAAATCAACTATATAAGTGATGCAGAAAAGATCATGTGCATTCAAACCCAGTTTAGTTTACCAGGTTATTACAACAAGCTGGGTGATGAAATTTATATTAACCTGAACCTGGATAAGCTGTTAACCAGCGATCATATTATTGACACAGCACATCATAAAACAGCGAGTTTACGCAGATTTAAATATATTCTTAATCAATATACCAAAATGGAGTTGCCCGAAGGGTATAGCATTGAATCGATTCCAGACAATTTTAAATACAATAGCGAAGAGCTGTCGTTTGAAATAACCTATACCAAAGAATCCAAGGCTATCGTGGTGCGCCAGCAGCTGCAAAGCAATTCTTTAATGCTGCCAAAGAGCCGGTTTGTGGATTGGAACAATGCCGTGCGTAAAATAATCAGTCAATATAAAGAGCAGGTGATACTGCAGAAAAAATCTTAGCTGTAAATAAAAAATGACTATGAGGAAAATAATAACCCTGTTGCTGGCAGGCAGCTGTAGTGTAATGGCTGCACAGGCGCAACGGGATTCTTTATCGGTGTGGCTGGAAAAACCTGTACTGCACCAGGTGCATGAAGCTTTTACAAAAGCCAGCGCCGTAAACATCCTGGACTCGCGTGAGGTAAGCTATAAACAAGAAGGAGATAATACCTTTCGTTATTGTAGCTATCACCAGATTATTAAGGTAAAGGATGATGAAGGTATTGAGCAATATAACAAGGTGTATATATATCAGCCTTACAATGCCGAAATACAGGATATTAAAGCCAGAAGCATATTGCCTGATGGTAAGGTAATTAACCTGGACCCTTCTACCGTAAAAGAAACCCAGAAGAACGGCAAGGTGTGCAAGCTGTTTGCCATGGATGGCCTGGAAAAGAATGCAGAGATAGAGTTTGCTTACGTGATAAAAAGAAGCGTGATCATTTTTAACTCCGATACCTACCAGGATACCTATTTGCCTTGTCAGCATGCATTTTTTAGCCTTACCACCCCCAAACACTTACAATTTAGCGTAAAAGGCTATAACGGCTTTACGGTGAACGAAGATACCCTGATAGGGGATAACAGGATTGTTACCGGCTATGCCGATAATGTAAAAGAACTGAGCGATGAAAAGTATGCTTTTCAGCCACAATACCTGTCGAGAGTGGATTACAAGCTCAGCTATAATTATAATGGCAACGGTAATGTGCGTTTATATACCTGGAAGGAGTTTGCTAAAAAAGCCTATCCTATTTATACCGAGTTAACCAGCAAAGAAGAAAAAGTGCTGAACCAGTTTGCGGGTAAAATAAACATACCTGCCACTGCTTCTACCGACGAGAAGATTCTGGCCGTGGAAGATTATGTAAAATCTAATATTAATATAGATAAAGACCTGATTTCGGAAGATGCGGATGACATTAATAAGATTGTATTAACCCGTGCCTCCAACGAAAGAGGCGCAAACCGGTTAATGGCGGGCATTTTTATAAAACTGGGAATCCACTTTCAGCTGGTGTTTGTTTCGTCGCGTAATAGCTACCCTATGGATGAAGAGCTGGAAAACTGGGACCGTGCCGATGACCTGTTGTTGTACTTTCCGCAAACAGGCAAATATCTGTCCCCATCAGATGTTACCTTTCGCTATCCTTATGTTGAAGCGGCTGTTACCGGGGCCAAGGGCCTGTTTTTAAAAGAAACACAGATTGGTTCTTTAAAAACAGCTATAGGGCTGTTTAAAGAAATTGAGCCGGAACCGGTGTCTGCCAGTTACCAGAACCTGGAAGCAGACCTGCGCATCAATGAAACCATGGATACGGTGCTGGTGCAATCAAAACAGAGCATGGGTGGTTATATTGCAGCTACTTATCGTCCGCTGTTTCATTTTCTGCCTAAAGACAAGCAGCTGGAAACCAGCAAGGAAATGCTGAAAATACAGGGCAATAATAACGAGGTTACCAATATTAAAACAGAAAACACGGCATTAACTGATGGTTTCTACCAGAAACCACTGATAGTATCCGGCGATATAAAAAGTGCCGAGCTGCTGGAGAATGCAGGGAAGAAAGCGCTGTTGAAAATAGGGGAGGTGATTGGGCAGCAATCAGAAATGTATCAGGAAAAGCCGCGGCAGCTGCCTATGGAGCTGGATTATACGCATTGGCTGATACGCAAAATTGTAGTGCATATACCTGATAACTATATCGTGAAGAACCCTAACGATCTGAAGTTTGCCATTTCTTTCAGCAATGGCACAGATACTACCATGGGCTTTGTATCGGACTATGTGCTGGAAGGCAATACCCTTACGATAAATATCCGGGAAATGTACAACCAGCTGCGCTATCCTTTATCGGAGTTTGATAATTTCCGGAAAGTGATTAACGCAGCTGCTGACTTTAATAAAGTAATGCTGGTGCTGGAAAAGAAAACCAACAGTTAGCTGCCCGCAGCCAATGCCTGGTGAATTTCGGCATACAACAAACCACTGCCTCCGCCGTAATGCCGGAGGCAGATTATTTTAGGATGGTGCTGTGTAAAGAAGCGGGTGAGTTGTTGCTCATCGGCTTCTTCAATACCGCCGCCAAACAACACTACATCAAAGTGCCTGGTAGTGCATAATGCCTTTGCTTCTGCCACGCCTATGGCCCCGGTTCCGTTCCAGTTGGGTTGGCTGTTAATCAGTCGTACTACGGTTTGCACAATATCGGGGTGGATACCTGCTATTAAAATTTCTTTCTGGCTCATGCTACTGTCATTGGAACTTCTATTAATAAAATATCTGCTTTGCTGTTGGTGGTAATGCTGATAGCATCCGTGTCCCAAACGCCCAGGGCATCGCGGCTGTTCAGCTGCTGGCCGTTAATGGTAATGCTGCCATCTATTACGAACACGTATACACCATTCCCTGCTTTTTTTAATTGGTAAGGTACGGTAGTGTTGGCATCAAACACTCCTTTATGAAACCAGGCATCCTGGTAAATCCATACACCGGCATCGTCGGGGTTGGGAGACAACAGTTGCTGCCATTGGTTGGGTACCGCCTGTTGCTGGTAGCTGATTTGATCGTAGCGGGGAGTAACATTGCGTTTGTTGGGAAACAGCCATATCTGTAAAAACTGCGCAGGCTGTTGCGGCAGGTTGTTATACTCGGTGTGGTAAATACCGGTGCCGGCGCTCATTACCTGTATTTCGCCGGGTTTTATAACGGCCGCATTGCCCATGCTGTCCTGGTGTTTTAACTCACCTTCCAGGGGAATGGAAATAATTTCCATGTTATCGTGCGGGTGTTTGCCAAAACCCTGGCCACCTTCTACAATGTCATCGTTCAATACCCGTAATGCGCCAAACTGAATACGTTCGGGATTATAGTAACCGGAAAAACTAAACGATTGAAAGCTTTTCAACCAGCCATGATCGGCTACGCCACGGGATGCTGCTGTATGTAAAACGGATTGTGCCATAGTGTTTATTATTATGATGACATAAAATTACACCCAGCACAACCGGCAACACTTAATCCAGGTTAAGAAAACAAATGATTTAAGATTGCCGCAGCAGTTTATTGCGCATTTTGCTGAAAAACTCGGGTGTAACCCCAATGTAGGCGGCTATTTGTTTAGAGGGAAGGCGGTTAATAAGCGGGGGATAGCGTTTGCAAAAACTGTGATAGCGCTCTTCGGCGGTCAGGCTCAGGTTGTCGAGCAGGCGTTGCTGATAGGCTACCAGTGAGTTTTCGGTGATGATGCGGAAAAAGCGTTCAAAGGCCGGCACTTCTTTATACAGTTGTAACTGGTCTGTTTTAGAAAGTGTTACCAGTTCGGTTTCTTCCAGTGCATCTATATACAGTACACCTGGCTTCTGGCTAATGAGACTGTACATATCGGCCATCCACCATCCTTCGGGGGCAAAGTTCAATACATGCTCAAAGCCATTATCGTCTACCGAATAACCGCGCAGGCAACCGGTGTTTACGAAAAAGGAGTATTTGCAAATTTCGCCTTCTTTCAGCAGCACTTGTTTACGCTTGAGCTGCATGGGTTGCAACAGGGATACGAAGTATTCTTCTTCCTGTGGCTGTAACGTAATGTGCTGTGATATGTTCCTGGTAATTAATGAAGAAAGCGCCATCAATTAAAGATAGCGCTTCCAACTATTCAACCAAAATAAACACTAAGCTAATACATGCTGGTTGGCTTGTGTAACCTCATCGGCTCCAATGGTATGTGGTCTTCCTTTGTATACTTTCAACAGCACGTTGGCGTGCATTTTTTCCAGTATAGCCACACTTTCATTTACCCTGCTTACGGGTACATGCGGATCGGGATCGCCGGTGCCAATGAATACCGGGGTGCCGCCAAAATCGCCTTTGTAGTTTTCGATAGCCAGCTCTTCGCCAATTAAACCGCCGGTGAAGGCTATTACACCGCCGTAGCGGGTGGCGTTACGGGTTACATATTCCAGGGTTAAACATGCGCCCTGCGAAAAGCCTGCAAAGTAAATGCGTTCAGCAGGTATGCCCTGGGCCTGAATGTCGGCTACCAGCTGGCCTATTACATCCAGTGCTGAATCCAGTGCCGGTTGGTTTTTCGCCACCGGAGCCATAAAGCTGAAAGGATACCAGCTGTACTCGTTGGCTTGCGGAGCAAAGATGGCAGTGTCGTTACCCAGCTGTAAATGATTGGCCAGGCTAATGATATCTTCTGCCGAAGCGCCCCGGCCATGTAATAATATAATTGCTTTGGAGGCATTTACTGCGGGTGTTCCCGCAGTAATTACCTGTTTGTTATGTGTGTACATACGTTTAGTCTAATTTAGGAAGCACTTTTTCAATCTCGCCGCGGTAAGCTTCATACTGAGCGGGTAATTTTAAACCGGTACCTAATTCAGCAACTGTTTCGTCGGTAGCAAAACCAGGGTTGTCGGTAGCTATTTCAAACAATACCCCACCTGGTTCGCGGAAGTATAAAGAATAAAAATAGTTACGATCTATTTTCTCGGTGATGTGCAAACCTAAGGCCACTATTTTTTCACGATACTGCATTAAGGTAGCTTCATCACTTACTCTAAAGGCTACGTGGTGTACGCTGCCACCGGCTGTAAGGCCAGCTGCTTCGCCAGGAACTTCAACCAGGTCTACAATGTTGGCTGTATCTACTGCATCGGTTACATAGCGGAACCTGTTTACCTCCTGCTGCTGCAGCTTATAGCCAAATACTTTGGTAAGTATGTAGGCAGTAGGCTCTGCTTTTTCAGTGGTAATGGTAATGTGGTGGAAACCGCGTGTAGCGTTCTCCGCTTTTACCTCACTGGTTTCCCAGGGAGCGCGTTTATCTTCATTGGTTTCTACCAGTTCCAGTTTTAAACCATCAGGATCCAGGAAAGTAAGATACTTCTGACCAAATTTCTCTGCTGGTTTGTTATAGATGACATTGTTTTCTTCAAAACGTTTTTGCCAGAACTCCAGGCTGCCCACAGGAACTGCATAACCTATTTCAGTAGCCTGGTGTGTACCTCTTCTGCCTTTAGAGATGCCGCTGCCCCAGGGGAAGAAAGTAAGGATGGTGCCGGGCGTACCGTTTTCATCACCATAGTAAAAGTGATATGTATTAGGATCGTCGAAGTTTACAGTTTTCTTTACCAGTCTTAATCCCAGGATGCGGGTATAAAAATCATAGTTCTTTTTGGCGTCACCGGCAATGGCGGTGATATGGTGTATGCCTTTCAGTGTAGTTTCCATATCTCGTGTTTTTTGTTTTTGATTGATTTGATATGTCAAAATTAGGCCGGGGTCATTTGCTTACACTTAATGTAGAACAAGAAATAGCGGTTAATTCCTTTTTTCTATAGTATAAATGCTGATAGGCGCCAATAACCCGGTAGGGTTACAATAGCGATTAATCACTATTGCGGTCCTTTAACACCCTGTATACTTTTGTTATGCACCATGGATAAGCACCTTCTACCTATATGCAAAAAACAGATAACCGTATGAATGTAATGAAACGAACTGCCTTACTGATTTTTCCTTTGTTATTGAGTGTAATGGCTTGTCAGAAAGCGAGTGACGGTATACCCGGCTCACAGATATTAAAAGGCACAGGTGTGCCGGCTGCAAATATTGGATCGATAGGTGACTATTACCTGGATGCCAGCAGTGGAATATTGTTTGGACCTAAAACAGCAGATGGCTGGGGTGAAAGTATTTCTTTGGTAGGACCCACCGGCGCAACAGGTGCTACCGGTGCTACGGGCGGCACCGGGGCAACCGGTGGAACCGGACCTGCCGGACCACAAGGACCACAGGGGCCTGCCGGACCTGCCGGGCCAACTGGTGGAACCGGACCTGCCGGACCTGCCGGACCAACCGGAGCTACAGGGGGAACAGGACCTGCGGGACCAACAGGCGCTACTGGTGCTACGGGCGCAACTGGTGCTACCGGCGCAACCGGAGCCACGGGGGCCACTGGAGCAACAGGTACTGCCAACGTTATTTATTCAGCCTGGCAATATGCTACCAACTTTAATGACTCTACCGTTGACAATTCGAGTTTGAAAGTAGGTTATGTAAAAGCGCCTTCTTTAACTACATCCATATTGAATAGTGGCGTGGTGCTGGTGTATTTTACTTATGGCGGAGGTACGTTTACGCTGCCTTATACTTCTAATGCCGGCGGTAAACCCAATACTATCAGTTATACGCCTATGCTCAATAAAATTCTGGTATACCGGTTTTCACATGATAATTCCAATTCAGTGGCACTATCTACCTTATTACAATACCGTTATATCATTATACCGGGTGGCGTAAGTGGTGGCAGAGTGGCTGCCGGAGCAGAAACGAAACCGCCGGTAGATTACTCGGATTACGAAGCAGTATGTAACTATTATCATTTACCGTTATAGCCCGTTGATGGGTACCCTGCAAC encodes the following:
- a CDS encoding tetratricopeptide repeat protein; the protein is MRNLVSFSILLLLLCNKLNAQTEPLVNSGELLEQGAKLHDDGKYKEAIALYRKISRNDTNYSRSLHELSLSSCADSNFQAAIAYAEEGLKLYPDLINDWYPLLANANDYLGKWEEAVSYYDKLLAVNPYDYQTWFNKGIAYYRVKNYVDAQKSFQQSVIIYPFYASPHYFMSVIAYSEGKLPQAMLSAATYLLMKPDGRYRKNCINLLNSVAVMDDEVSANVKKAKGNNVFEEQQEIIVSKIAMDRGYKLQTDLEDAITRQFQVLLEKLSYEQAQQDFFMQFYVPYYKQVYDSKQFNLLVNYIFSGLGIKKVDDFVKRNKKDLVAFADECGVHFNKLKETQVLNYQQRKDAPSHFYYREGKVLGKGGTWTVTKDNWILEGDWVFYHANGTVKSKGAFVHDKYNGEWQFFYSNGVKKEKGVYENGVEEGPCTFWFDNGSLQAVNNYKAGKLEGERKVYYYSGELKRTEQYKGNEKNGLVVAYYTNGLVQYKVNFVNGLKEGVFTEYYDNGQLEATTTYAADKAEGPYKKYNRLGLLVQEGSYTNDKQTGAWKTWYNEGQLKETYSYVDGKMDGEYKELYQNGVLKQRQVYSKGRTDGKEENFAKAGWLYSEALYDKESFKQVKFYDATGKVISESNAKGSSSLFTFYDEYGNKVIDSYLSRRGDKDGKFTSYFSNGQVKATSSFSNSNMQGEKVVYYANGSVSEKYNYKDGKLDGFYISNYKHGRVNYQGWYVDDNKEGVFVTFDERGRKKEVTNYKNGEKDRYSEFYHPDGKIHYEQLFDEGWLKHVTQWDTTGKVVADVELSNEGNGDVVFKHNNGKDYIKCTYRGYNLDGKHETYFFDGSVNVTSFYKKGNSDSTYRSYYYGGQLHSECTYRNGRVEGNWTVYYENGKPMSVSIYRDGYLNGLYKEYNDDGTLDRDIWYKNGYLDSFYTIYADNGKRAVVLIYEMDELVGYTYEGKDGKLVKPVLLPNGTGKVVAYFANGTKSAELDFEEGVVNGNRNIYFTNGATYISQVRSLGVDEGPKKVFYLNGTPEKEQNYLHDKLSGVSKDYYRNGKLKSEVNWYNGEEHGVATYYDESGKLKQTRVYYYGILQSVR
- a CDS encoding DUF3857 domain-containing protein, whose translation is MVTLQKAGAQTVEELAVAYPHAYAVMLNYTKDITLFMENGEPKAESKVAVDILILDDKANGMYNRYTIYHGSFTPLGKVDAYTDVPVKRGYDRIKVPEIKTDNSRSRSVFYDDVKVSSFDFPSLKKGAIAHVQYTQYDNDVHLLSPLYFVSYMPVINQKVTVTYPKQMVLNYKLRNDSLQQVQVVTGKKGSSLTYTFTANNLKEMDRPPDAPSPSYDEPHVLLYVSSYLDKDDKRVGFLDNLDELYQWNYAFLRKVPAVNHEKMQLVADSLTHGLHSDTDKARAIYSFVQHNIKYVAFENGLEGFIPRPADLVYDRKFGDCKDMASLLTDLLTRAGVKAWVTWIGTRDIPYDYTDVALPLTDNHMICTALVNGEYVFLDGTDPGCIYGFPTAFIQGKQALVAIGEKEHKVLRIPEMDATKNRMVDTTLISVTDKGIKGSTRLRCYGYMGTAAYNNFSANKNPEDNKEDVKRYTSKGNNRFILDTFQINYISDAEKIMCIQTQFSLPGYYNKLGDEIYINLNLDKLLTSDHIIDTAHHKTASLRRFKYILNQYTKMELPEGYSIESIPDNFKYNSEELSFEITYTKESKAIVVRQQLQSNSLMLPKSRFVDWNNAVRKIISQYKEQVILQKKS
- a CDS encoding DUF3857 domain-containing protein, which gives rise to MRKIITLLLAGSCSVMAAQAQRDSLSVWLEKPVLHQVHEAFTKASAVNILDSREVSYKQEGDNTFRYCSYHQIIKVKDDEGIEQYNKVYIYQPYNAEIQDIKARSILPDGKVINLDPSTVKETQKNGKVCKLFAMDGLEKNAEIEFAYVIKRSVIIFNSDTYQDTYLPCQHAFFSLTTPKHLQFSVKGYNGFTVNEDTLIGDNRIVTGYADNVKELSDEKYAFQPQYLSRVDYKLSYNYNGNGNVRLYTWKEFAKKAYPIYTELTSKEEKVLNQFAGKINIPATASTDEKILAVEDYVKSNINIDKDLISEDADDINKIVLTRASNERGANRLMAGIFIKLGIHFQLVFVSSRNSYPMDEELENWDRADDLLLYFPQTGKYLSPSDVTFRYPYVEAAVTGAKGLFLKETQIGSLKTAIGLFKEIEPEPVSASYQNLEADLRINETMDTVLVQSKQSMGGYIAATYRPLFHFLPKDKQLETSKEMLKIQGNNNEVTNIKTENTALTDGFYQKPLIVSGDIKSAELLENAGKKALLKIGEVIGQQSEMYQEKPRQLPMELDYTHWLIRKIVVHIPDNYIVKNPNDLKFAISFSNGTDTTMGFVSDYVLEGNTLTINIREMYNQLRYPLSEFDNFRKVINAAADFNKVMLVLEKKTNS
- a CDS encoding pirin family protein; the protein is MAQSVLHTAASRGVADHGWLKSFQSFSFSGYYNPERIQFGALRVLNDDIVEGGQGFGKHPHDNMEIISIPLEGELKHQDSMGNAAVIKPGEIQVMSAGTGIYHTEYNNLPQQPAQFLQIWLFPNKRNVTPRYDQISYQQQAVPNQWQQLLSPNPDDAGVWIYQDAWFHKGVFDANTTVPYQLKKAGNGVYVFVIDGSITINGQQLNSRDALGVWDTDAISITTNSKADILLIEVPMTVA
- a CDS encoding Crp/Fnr family transcriptional regulator, whose product is MALSSLITRNISQHITLQPQEEEYFVSLLQPMQLKRKQVLLKEGEICKYSFFVNTGCLRGYSVDDNGFEHVLNFAPEGWWMADMYSLISQKPGVLYIDALEETELVTLSKTDQLQLYKEVPAFERFFRIITENSLVAYQQRLLDNLSLTAEERYHSFCKRYPPLINRLPSKQIAAYIGVTPEFFSKMRNKLLRQS
- a CDS encoding alpha/beta hydrolase, which encodes MYTHNKQVITAGTPAVNASKAIILLHGRGASAEDIISLANHLQLGNDTAIFAPQANEYSWYPFSFMAPVAKNQPALDSALDVIGQLVADIQAQGIPAERIYFAGFSQGACLTLEYVTRNATRYGGVIAFTGGLIGEELAIENYKGDFGGTPVFIGTGDPDPHVPVSRVNESVAILEKMHANVLLKVYKGRPHTIGADEVTQANQHVLA
- a CDS encoding ring-cleaving dioxygenase encodes the protein METTLKGIHHITAIAGDAKKNYDFYTRILGLRLVKKTVNFDDPNTYHFYYGDENGTPGTILTFFPWGSGISKGRRGTHQATEIGYAVPVGSLEFWQKRFEENNVIYNKPAEKFGQKYLTFLDPDGLKLELVETNEDKRAPWETSEVKAENATRGFHHITITTEKAEPTAYILTKVFGYKLQQQEVNRFRYVTDAVDTANIVDLVEVPGEAAGLTAGGSVHHVAFRVSDEATLMQYREKIVALGLHITEKIDRNYFYSLYFREPGGVLFEIATDNPGFATDETVAELGTGLKLPAQYEAYRGEIEKVLPKLD